From a single Bacillus pumilus genomic region:
- a CDS encoding NAD(P)H-dependent oxidoreductase has protein sequence MNVLIIYTHPHHNSLNGAFLNEIIKGSEENPLVKEVRIIDLYKEEFDPVLIFNEEKRRRDMHKGPDIRVYQEKIKWADKMVFVYPIWWGRPPAMLLGFIDRMFAANFAYRQTGGLLPEGLLKGKSAVCVSTMQGPTNYPLVFLQNAHKILMKRALLQYVGIKPVKFFEFGMMESPKGKHAVKLKRINNYFRKISS, from the coding sequence ATGAATGTACTCATTATTTATACTCACCCTCACCACAATAGTTTGAATGGGGCTTTTTTAAACGAAATCATCAAAGGCAGTGAAGAAAATCCATTGGTCAAGGAAGTGAGAATCATCGACCTATACAAAGAAGAATTTGATCCTGTGCTGATTTTTAATGAAGAGAAAAGAAGACGAGACATGCACAAGGGCCCTGACATTCGGGTGTATCAGGAGAAGATCAAATGGGCGGACAAAATGGTGTTCGTATATCCTATTTGGTGGGGCAGACCCCCAGCTATGCTGCTTGGTTTTATTGACCGCATGTTTGCTGCAAATTTTGCTTATCGTCAAACAGGCGGACTGCTTCCAGAAGGTCTGCTAAAAGGAAAAAGCGCTGTTTGCGTATCGACGATGCAAGGACCTACCAATTACCCTTTAGTCTTTTTGCAAAATGCACACAAAATATTGATGAAACGAGCCCTCTTACAATATGTTGGCATCAAGCCCGTGAAGTTCTTTGAGTTTGGCATGATGGAAAGTCCAAAAGGGAAACACGCAGTCAAATTAAAACGTATCAACAACTATTTCAGAAAAATCAGCTCATAA
- a CDS encoding MarR family winged helix-turn-helix transcriptional regulator, which produces MKHPHFFKEFVAFASAFSELKHDLMNKVKPANLTTLQYLILEQLAVSEPLTPSEIADCQHMSLPNVSRELKKLHEKQFIDKEEDRDDKRKHVIMLSDKGRDCMNIAFQHIEGALLDNLSSSDIEQMDDIVQALRLLNQTIFKKEPKKA; this is translated from the coding sequence ATGAAACATCCCCATTTCTTCAAGGAATTCGTAGCATTTGCTTCTGCTTTTTCAGAACTAAAACATGACCTAATGAACAAAGTTAAGCCAGCTAACTTAACGACCTTACAATACTTGATACTAGAGCAACTAGCTGTCAGCGAGCCTCTTACGCCAAGTGAAATTGCCGACTGTCAGCACATGTCTCTTCCAAATGTCAGCAGAGAACTTAAGAAACTGCACGAGAAACAATTTATTGATAAAGAAGAAGACCGTGATGACAAACGAAAACACGTCATTATGCTTTCTGACAAAGGCCGTGACTGTATGAACATAGCCTTCCAGCATATCGAAGGGGCGCTATTAGACAACCTATCTTCCTCGGATATAGAACAAATGGATGATATCGTTCAAGCTCTCCGCCTTTTAAATCAAACGATTTTCAAAAAAGAACCTAAAAAAGCATGA